Within Bradymonas sediminis, the genomic segment ATGTCGACATCGGCGGAGGCGCAGAATTGTCCGCTGCTGCAAAGGGTTGGCGCGCCTATCTCGCAGGGGCGAGAGCAGACCGAGCCGCGCGGGTCTGGCAAGGCCCAATCCACGCAGACAAGTCCGTCGGCGCAGTCGGCGAAGGTCGTGCAATCGTCGCCCTCGCCGCCGGTGCCGATTTCATCTGGGCCTACGCAACGCGTTCGTTCACTAGCCTCATCGTAAACACAGGCTGGATTCGGGGCGGTGCAACCGGAGGTCCCGACCAGCGCGCATTCATCGCCGAGTTCAACATCGACGTCCGGGCCAGCGTCCCCTTCCTCTCCGATATCCTCCGGGGGCTGCTGGCTGTCCGGGTCGACATCGTCGCCGAGGGCGTCGCGCTCAGCGTCACTCGAGTCAGCCGCTGGGCCAACGCCCGAGTACTGCACCGAGTCCAGGTCTGCATGAAGGTTGCAACCGGCGGTCATGAGCGAAATGCAGGCGACAAGAGCGAGCAAACGCCCGGAAATGCCGACTTCGATTTGCGCAGGTCGCGCGCGGTGATTTGATGTAGAAATGCTCAAGGCTCGTCCGTTTTCCCGGGAAAAAACACAGCGTCAAATAACACCGTATCCAAATATCGCATCACTTCTAATGATTCGGCTCAACCACCAAAGTCCTCTTCGGCCAAGCACCGCAGCCCCATTGTCGCGCGAGGACCTGCGCCTTGCAACCCAGCATCTTCCGGCCAATCGCGGGCCTTTAAGACCGGGGCAATAGACTGCTCTCGTTTGATCTCTCAGCATGAGTAAAATAGACTAGATGCGCACGCTGAATCAAACCTCTCTAATCTTGGCATAATACTATGACATCCGCTGTCAGAAGGCTAAAACTACTTATATTATCGCTTCTCGCGCTAATTATGGTCAATTGTATTGATATCGGAACCTCCGAGAAACCCGGCCCGGCGGACACCCTCGACACGGGCGTGACCGACACCAACGCCGACGGTCCATCGGACACCGGCGAGAGCGGCGCCGACACCACAGACGTGGATGGGAATTCAGACGCGGATGCCGACGCCGACGCCAGCGACCCGACGCGCGCCGACGCGTCGGACGCCACGAGCCAGCCGGATACCGGCGACGCCGAAGACGCCGAAGACGCCGGGTCGCAAGTAGACCCCGGCGACTGCACAAGCGAAGACACCAGCGCCTGCGTCGCCCTGGCGAATACACAGGTCGCTGGCTGCGTGCTCGGCAGCTGCATTTTTGAGTGCCAGGACGGGTATCTGGACCTAAACGGCGACATCGGCGCCGCGGGCTCCGACGGATGCGAATACGCCTGCGCGCCGACCAACGGCGGCGTCGAAATCTGTGACGGCCTGGACAATAACTGCGACGGACAGGTTGATGAGGGATTTGCCGATCTCGGAGACGCCTGCACGGTGGGGCTCGGACAGTGCCAGCGCAGCGGCAATATCGTCTGCTCAGCGGACGGCGCGCAGACCGAATGCAGCGTGAAGCCGGGGTTACCCAGCACTGAGACCTGCAACGGCCTCGACGACGACTGCGACGGCGTTATCGACAATAACCTGCCGCAAAATTATTACCGGGATGGCGACGGCGACGGGTATGGTGACGAGTCAAGCGGACCGGTGGCCTGCGACTTCGCCAACGGGGTCACGATCACCCGCGGCGGCGACTGTGACGATACAAACGCCGACGTCCATCCGGGTGCGCCCGTATGCGGCCCGAACCCCGGCACCCACCAACCTGCCATCGACTATAATTGCAGCGGCAGAACCCTCTGCGAGGAGTTCGCGTGCAAATGGGGCCCAGAAGCCCTGTGCCTCACCGACGACGGCGATGACGGGCGATGTGGCATGGGATCAACCTGCCAAAAACTTGCCGACGGAGAGTGCCGCAACGATACGGACTGTCGATTCGGCAACTATTGTGCTTGTCTAACCCCCGGCCCAAGCGTCTGCTGCCCCGATGGCCAGTTATGCTTGTGCGGCGAGCCCTATTAGAACGAGGCAGAACGCCTCCACGAGCTTGGGCGACGCGCCTGCTTCGGTGTCGCCCTTACCCGCCCTCAACCTTTGTGTTGAGGGCGTTTTTTTGTGCTCCATCGTCCCCCGGTCCGCCCTCCTATGAATTGCGCCAATTTTGCACCAAAATCGCACCAAAGTTGCACCAAAACAACCTCGTGATTCCCGCCAGCGCCCCCTATAGTCGGTGGTATCGGCTCTATTCCCGACACACTTACTTCGTAATACTGCGAGTTTTCTGATGAAATTATTCTCCACGAGAAAGTCTCTTGTTATTTTGGCTGTGCTCTTTGCGGGATTCAGCGGCGTCAATTGTAGCGATAACGCTGCGCTGACCGCCGGCAACGCACAGCAAAACCCGAGCAACAACGACGCTGGCGCGGCGGACACCACCGGCGCGGACACCAACGAGGACCTGGACACAACCTCGCCCGACACCAGCGCCCCGGACACCACCTCGCCCGACACCAGCGCCCCGGACACCACCTCAACCGACGAGTGCACCAGCTTCGACTTAAGCGGCTGCGACGCGCCGGCCAATAGCAGCGCGGTCGGTTGCACCGTGGGTTCGTGCACCTACGAGTGCAACGCCGGATTCCACGACCTCAACCAGGACCTCGGCCAGGCGACCTCGGACGGCTGCGAGTACGCGTGCACGCCAACCAATGGGGGGGTCGAAATTTGCGACGGCCTCGATAATAACTGCGACGGCGAGGTCGATGGCGGGCTGGACGGCACCTACTACAAGGACGCCGATGGCGACGGCTTCGGCGACGACTCCGACTCGGTCCAGGGCTGCGACGCCGCCAACAACTACACCACCCAGACCGGTGGCGACTGCAACGACCTCAACGCGTCGGTCTACCCGGACGCTCCGATCATGGAGTGCGCCAGCCCCATCGACTATAATTGCAACGGCTCGGCCTCCTGCGACGACCCCGGGTGCATGGGCGAGATTTGCCGCGCCGACGGCCGCGCTGTCTGCACCAGCGGGCCGATCAAATGCATCGCCGAGGACACCGGGGGGCCTGTGGGGATCTGCGAGATCACCAATGGCGGCGTCGAAATCTGCGACGGCATCGACAATGATTGCAACGGCGCGGTCGACGACGGGCTGAGCGGCGAGACCTATTATAAGGATATCGACGGCGACGGTTATGGGCAGAGCGCCGACTCGGTGCAGGGTTGCGACGCGGCCGCCTATTATACCGCCACCGAGGGCGGCGACTGCAACGACACCATGCCCGGCATCTATCCGGGCCAGGGTTGCGATGAAGTGCCGGGTGACATCGAGCCGGTTTGTTTTCCGAGCAACGGCGGCGTCGAGATCTGCGACGGCCGCGACAATGACTGCAACGGTGAGATCGACGACGGCATCACGGGCATGCACTATAAGGATGCCGACGGCGACGGCTATCCGGACATTAGTGACTACATGTCGAGTTGCAACGCCGCGCTCGGCTACACTCATAAAGTCAGCGGGACTCTCCAACCCGACTGCGACGACAACAACCCGGATATCTATCCCGGCGCGCCGCCCCAGGAATGCGCCTCCGGGACCGACTACAGCTGCAACAACCGCGGCGGTTGCCGGGATGCGGCCTGCCACGGTCAGAGCTGCAACGATTCGGGCGGAAGTTGCAATGCGTCTCTAGGTGTATGTCTATAAGATGATAACACGCATCAACCGTGTCTAGACCAATCTATCGCGGCCTGGGATAGCCTCACCGCCGCATGATTGAGGCGACTAAAAAAGCCGACGCCCCTTGCAAGGAGCGTCGGCTTTTTATTCGGCAGTTATTCAGCAACAACCAAACCACGGGCGGCTTGCCCCAAGGCGGGCGAGCCGCCCGCGCTCCCGCTTAGCCTATAACCCCTCCGTCACATCATCGCGCCAGACCCGCTGCGCGCCTTCATTTAGCGACTCCGGCAGCGTTGACCGCTCAATCTTGGGATGCGCGCCGTGTCGCTCCGACGTGGACGCGTAGGCGTCGAGGCTGACCTCGCCGTCGGGCGCCACCCGCGCTACCACGACGCTCTTGGGGCTCACCACGTCGCTGCCGATCAATTTGCGCGGCCCCGAGCCCAGACACGCCATACTCACCAGCCGCAGGTCTCCTCGCCGCCCCGGATAATACGCGTGGTGATGCCCGGCGAGCATCAGGTCGACGTCGAATTCGTTAAGCATCGCCTCGAGCTTGGCGTCGCGAAGAATCTCGGTCTCTCGGCCCTGGCTCACCGGGTAAAGCGGGATATGCCCGAACACCACCTTCGCCCGGGCGTCGCGGTTGGCCTGGAGCACCTCGCGCAGCCAGCGCCGCTGGGTGGCGTCGATGGGCCCGACCGTGGTCGCGTCGAGGGACACAAAGAGCACGCCCTTGGTCTTAAACGCGTAGTGCAGCGGGTAGAAGCGGTCGTCGACGAACTCGACCTGCGGGCGCCGGGCGCGCCACTGCTCTACAAAAGTGATGCGCTCCTGATAGAATACCGCGCCGGCCGACGCGTCGTGGTTGCCCGGCGTGACCGCAAACGGAATCCCGGCGCGGGCAAACGGCGTCGTCACCGCCGCGTGAAACCCCGCCCACATCGCCTCATAATCGAGCCCCGCGCGCTGGCCGGCGACCATATCGCCGGTCGACACCACCAGGTCCGGGCGCACGTCCTCGACCAACCAGCGCACCGACTCGTGCACGCCATCGGCGTAATCCTGCGCGCCGTAGCGCCCGTTGAGGTCCGAGACCACCGCGAAGACCAGCGCCTCGTCGGCCGGCGAGGCGTCGTCTGGAGGCGTTTGCGGCCGGGGGCTCGCGGGCTTAGTATCTTCGTGTGGCTGACGCTCGGCGCTCGCCCTGGCTCCCCGCTGGGTCGCGCGCGCCTGGGCCGAATCGCTCGCCCGGGTCTCAAGCACCAACGCGCCCTCGGCGCCACTACGCCCGCCAACCTGCGTGCACGCCACCAGCAAGAGAACCGGAAGCACGACGAAGGATGAAACCCTGGGAGCGTAGTTTCGCATCAAGAGACGCATCGTTATTCTTTGGTGAGCGGGTGAAGAACAAGAGTGGAAGCAGGCGTGTTCAGCTTAACTTGGGCTGGACTTGGACACCGCCAGCGCGCAGATTGTCGACGCTGCTGGCCGAAGTGTCAAAAATTCGGCAGACTACACCCGGGATTTCTCCCGTCTAGACAATTTCCTCCTGATTGATTGCACCCAAGAGCGTAAATATGGCTGATTTCCGCACCCAAGACGGCTGCAAAATTCACTATAAGGCGCACGGTTTTGAGGCCGATGGGGTCGCCCAAGATGGCGACGTCGTCGTCTTTTTGAACGGCATGACCCAATCGACCGCGCATTGGAATAGCCAGGCCAAGGCGTTCGTCGCCGCCGGTTTTCGCGTGCTCGCCTACGACGCGCGCGGCCAGGGCGACAGCGAGCTGGGCGACCTGGCGCTGAGCCTGGAGTTGCACGCCGCGGATCTCGACGCCCTGCTGGCAAGTTTAGGGCTCGCAAAGGTGCACCTGGTCGGGTTTAGCCACGGCGCGCGTGTCGGCCTGGCGATGGCCACCTGGCAGCCCCAGCGCATCGCCAAGCTCGTGCTATGCAGCGCCACCGCGCGCCCCACGGCGCTTGCCCGCACCATCGTTCAGAGCTGGCACGGCGTGCTCACCAGCGGCGGGCTCGAGGCCATGAGCTGGAGCTCCCTGCCGATGATCCTGGGCAACGACTTTTTGCAGACCAACGAGAAGATCCTCAAAGGCGTGGTGCGCGCCGCCGTCCAGCGCAATGACCCCGCCGGCGTGCAGGCCCTGCTCGAGTCCATGATGGAGTACCCCGACCTGGCCGAGCTGGCTAAAAACGTCGACCTGCCCGCCCTAGTTATCTCGTCGGACCAGGACCTGCTGGTCACCCACGACGGCGCGCGCGCCCTGGCCGAGCTGGCCGGCGGCCGCCACCAGGAGATCAACGGGGTCGGCCACACCATCCCCATCGAAGCCCCCGACGCCTTTCGCGA encodes:
- a CDS encoding MopE-related protein; translated protein: MVNCIDIGTSEKPGPADTLDTGVTDTNADGPSDTGESGADTTDVDGNSDADADADASDPTRADASDATSQPDTGDAEDAEDAGSQVDPGDCTSEDTSACVALANTQVAGCVLGSCIFECQDGYLDLNGDIGAAGSDGCEYACAPTNGGVEICDGLDNNCDGQVDEGFADLGDACTVGLGQCQRSGNIVCSADGAQTECSVKPGLPSTETCNGLDDDCDGVIDNNLPQNYYRDGDGDGYGDESSGPVACDFANGVTITRGGDCDDTNADVHPGAPVCGPNPGTHQPAIDYNCSGRTLCEEFACKWGPEALCLTDDGDDGRCGMGSTCQKLADGECRNDTDCRFGNYCACLTPGPSVCCPDGQLCLCGEPY
- a CDS encoding MopE-related protein; this translates as MKLFSTRKSLVILAVLFAGFSGVNCSDNAALTAGNAQQNPSNNDAGAADTTGADTNEDLDTTSPDTSAPDTTSPDTSAPDTTSTDECTSFDLSGCDAPANSSAVGCTVGSCTYECNAGFHDLNQDLGQATSDGCEYACTPTNGGVEICDGLDNNCDGEVDGGLDGTYYKDADGDGFGDDSDSVQGCDAANNYTTQTGGDCNDLNASVYPDAPIMECASPIDYNCNGSASCDDPGCMGEICRADGRAVCTSGPIKCIAEDTGGPVGICEITNGGVEICDGIDNDCNGAVDDGLSGETYYKDIDGDGYGQSADSVQGCDAAAYYTATEGGDCNDTMPGIYPGQGCDEVPGDIEPVCFPSNGGVEICDGRDNDCNGEIDDGITGMHYKDADGDGYPDISDYMSSCNAALGYTHKVSGTLQPDCDDNNPDIYPGAPPQECASGTDYSCNNRGGCRDAACHGQSCNDSGGSCNASLGVCL
- a CDS encoding metallophosphoesterase family protein, producing the protein MRLLMRNYAPRVSSFVVLPVLLLVACTQVGGRSGAEGALVLETRASDSAQARATQRGARASAERQPHEDTKPASPRPQTPPDDASPADEALVFAVVSDLNGRYGAQDYADGVHESVRWLVEDVRPDLVVSTGDMVAGQRAGLDYEAMWAGFHAAVTTPFARAGIPFAVTPGNHDASAGAVFYQERITFVEQWRARRPQVEFVDDRFYPLHYAFKTKGVLFVSLDATTVGPIDATQRRWLREVLQANRDARAKVVFGHIPLYPVSQGRETEILRDAKLEAMLNEFDVDLMLAGHHHAYYPGRRGDLRLVSMACLGSGPRKLIGSDVVSPKSVVVARVAPDGEVSLDAYASTSERHGAHPKIERSTLPESLNEGAQRVWRDDVTEGL
- a CDS encoding alpha/beta fold hydrolase, encoding MADFRTQDGCKIHYKAHGFEADGVAQDGDVVVFLNGMTQSTAHWNSQAKAFVAAGFRVLAYDARGQGDSELGDLALSLELHAADLDALLASLGLAKVHLVGFSHGARVGLAMATWQPQRIAKLVLCSATARPTALARTIVQSWHGVLTSGGLEAMSWSSLPMILGNDFLQTNEKILKGVVRAAVQRNDPAGVQALLESMMEYPDLAELAKNVDLPALVISSDQDLLVTHDGARALAELAGGRHQEINGVGHTIPIEAPDAFRDAVIAFLGS